A genomic segment from Halorubrum depositum encodes:
- a CDS encoding YlbF family regulator, translating into MSVEQASIEDLGRELGEQIARTPEYERFEEAREAVQRDEDVQAKIDEFEQLRAEFMQARETGQATNSGLQKVQAAQDELHSMPAMREFLDAQDDLNDTLESVNEAISEPLAVDFGGEAGGCCQD; encoded by the coding sequence ATGAGCGTCGAACAGGCCTCCATCGAGGACCTCGGTCGCGAGCTCGGCGAACAGATCGCCCGAACCCCCGAGTACGAGCGCTTCGAGGAGGCGCGCGAGGCGGTACAGCGCGACGAGGACGTGCAGGCGAAGATCGACGAGTTCGAACAGCTGCGCGCGGAGTTCATGCAGGCCCGCGAGACGGGACAGGCGACGAACTCCGGGCTCCAGAAGGTGCAGGCGGCCCAGGACGAGCTCCACTCGATGCCCGCGATGCGGGAGTTCCTCGACGCGCAAGACGATCTGAACGACACCCTCGAGTCGGTCAACGAGGCGATCTCGGAACCCCTCGCGGTCGACTTCGGCGGCGAGGCCGGCGGCTGCTGTCAGGACTGA
- a CDS encoding FKBP-type peptidyl-prolyl cis-trans isomerase, which yields MSDQEQADAAEDADEAETEAETESAGLADGDFVRVAYTIRTADDGRVIDTTDEETAEEAEIDTEDHEFEPRVIALGAGHVFPAVDEAFVGAEVGDEGVVDVPAEDAFGAYDPDEVETVKADKIPEDSRYPGAQVQIDNQQGYLETIIGGRARVDFNHPLAGEDLEYEYEILELIDDREQQAAGMLGMYLQEAPEVRIETVTEEEETVTEDDDGEEVVETEEVEKDVLYVTATQAMQMNQQWMFQKQQIAQDLMGRLDLDRVVVEEVIEGGGMGGLGGMMGGMGGAGAGDIEDALEDVDVDADEIVDELDEE from the coding sequence ATGAGCGATCAGGAGCAAGCGGACGCGGCCGAGGACGCCGACGAGGCCGAGACCGAAGCCGAGACCGAGAGCGCCGGACTGGCGGACGGCGACTTCGTGCGGGTCGCGTACACGATCCGAACGGCCGACGACGGCCGGGTCATCGACACCACCGACGAGGAGACCGCCGAGGAGGCCGAGATCGACACCGAGGACCACGAGTTCGAGCCGCGCGTCATCGCGCTCGGCGCCGGCCACGTGTTCCCGGCCGTCGACGAGGCGTTCGTCGGCGCCGAGGTCGGCGACGAGGGCGTCGTCGACGTGCCCGCCGAGGACGCCTTCGGCGCGTACGACCCCGACGAGGTCGAGACGGTCAAGGCCGACAAGATCCCCGAGGACAGCCGCTACCCCGGCGCGCAGGTTCAGATCGACAACCAGCAGGGCTACCTCGAGACGATCATCGGCGGCCGCGCCCGCGTCGACTTCAACCACCCGCTGGCCGGCGAGGACCTCGAGTACGAGTACGAGATCCTCGAGCTCATCGACGACCGCGAGCAGCAGGCCGCCGGCATGCTCGGGATGTACCTCCAGGAGGCGCCCGAGGTCCGCATCGAGACCGTCACCGAGGAGGAGGAGACGGTCACCGAGGACGACGACGGCGAGGAGGTCGTCGAGACCGAGGAGGTCGAGAAGGACGTCCTCTACGTGACGGCCACGCAGGCGATGCAGATGAACCAGCAGTGGATGTTCCAGAAACAGCAGATCGCGCAGGACCTCATGGGCCGACTCGACCTCGACCGCGTCGTGGTCGAGGAGGTCATCGAGGGCGGCGGCATGGGCGGTCTCGGCGGCATGATGGGCGGCATGGGCGGCGCCGGTGCGGGCGACATCGAGGACGCGCTCGAGGACGTCGACGTCGACGCCGACGAGATCGTCGACGAGCTCGACGAGGAGTAG
- a CDS encoding HAD family hydrolase has product MTYDTVVFDNDGVLVGRTRFDVLRDATRDAFEECGVEEPDPDDVERMTIGATPGSVGTVCQTYDLDPGSFWRTRDDVVSKAQQQEAREGRKTPYDDLDELQSLDVEMGIVSSNQQATVDFLVNHFDGFERFGAAYGREPTIHSLQLRKPNPHYIEQALGDLDAGNALFVGDNESDVRAAENAGIDSAFIRRPHRRDWELNVWPTWEIERLSDLHDIVG; this is encoded by the coding sequence ATGACGTACGATACCGTCGTGTTCGACAACGACGGTGTCCTCGTGGGCCGCACGCGCTTCGACGTGCTCCGGGATGCAACCCGGGACGCGTTCGAGGAGTGCGGCGTCGAGGAGCCCGATCCGGACGACGTAGAGCGCATGACCATCGGTGCGACCCCCGGCAGCGTGGGGACCGTCTGTCAGACGTACGACCTCGATCCGGGGTCGTTCTGGCGGACCCGCGACGACGTGGTCTCGAAGGCCCAACAGCAGGAGGCCCGCGAGGGACGCAAGACCCCGTACGACGACCTCGACGAGCTCCAGAGCCTCGACGTGGAGATGGGGATCGTCTCCTCGAACCAGCAGGCGACCGTGGACTTCCTCGTGAACCACTTCGACGGCTTCGAGCGGTTCGGCGCCGCCTACGGCCGCGAGCCCACGATCCACTCGCTCCAGCTCCGCAAGCCGAACCCGCACTACATCGAGCAGGCGCTCGGCGACCTCGACGCCGGCAACGCGCTGTTCGTCGGCGACAACGAGTCCGACGTCCGCGCGGCCGAGAACGCCGGCATCGACTCCGCGTTCATCCGTCGGCCCCACCGCCGCGACTGGGAGCTGAACGTCTGGCCCACCTGGGAGATCGAGCGGCTCTCCGACCTCCACGACATCGTCGGGTGA
- a CDS encoding MinD/ParA family ATP-binding protein: protein MIAVAGGKGGSGKTTTTLGLARALSRRGAPAVAADADWDLPNLSRLASETGDSVAGGGSAASRGGSPTTVVEATRDRGSVSPDRSSPAVLAAPDDPDAVDPAPAFEALGEAVPGDAATLLDCPAGASPDAAAPLRAADRSILVTPLRRSALRDAAKTAAVARRLDCPPLGVVAVRASSVPDPVADLLGCPVVGRIPSRPPAPLSDPTVRSAYDDLARRLAHGYGAEHWRVA from the coding sequence GTGATCGCAGTCGCCGGCGGCAAGGGCGGGAGCGGGAAGACGACCACGACCCTCGGGCTCGCGCGGGCGCTGTCGCGGCGGGGCGCGCCCGCGGTCGCGGCCGACGCCGACTGGGATCTCCCGAACCTCTCCCGACTGGCGTCGGAGACGGGCGACTCGGTCGCGGGCGGCGGATCCGCCGCGAGCCGCGGAGGGTCGCCCACGACCGTCGTCGAGGCAACCCGCGACCGCGGCTCGGTCTCCCCGGACCGCTCGTCGCCCGCGGTGCTCGCCGCGCCGGACGACCCCGATGCCGTCGATCCCGCCCCGGCGTTCGAGGCGCTCGGCGAGGCGGTACCCGGCGACGCCGCCACGCTCCTCGACTGCCCGGCCGGCGCCTCGCCGGACGCGGCGGCCCCGCTCCGCGCGGCCGATCGGTCGATTCTCGTGACGCCGCTCCGGCGGTCGGCCCTGCGCGACGCCGCGAAGACGGCCGCGGTCGCGCGGCGGCTGGACTGCCCGCCGCTGGGCGTCGTCGCCGTCCGCGCCTCGTCCGTACCGGATCCGGTCGCCGACCTACTGGGCTGCCCGGTGGTGGGGCGGATCCCCTCGCGACCGCCGGCGCCGCTCTCGGACCCGACCGTCCGGTCGGCGTACGACGACCTGGCGCGGCGGCTCGCGCACGGGTACGGAGCGGAGCATTGGCGCGTCGCGTGA
- a CDS encoding MaoC family dehydratase: protein MTGRYYEEFAVGETIEHAKRRTVSEADNQRFCDMTMNQQPLHLDADFAAETQFGERLVNGLYTLSLAVGVSIPETTDGTIVANLSYDNVEHPNPVFHGDTIRARSTVTDKRETSDGERGVVTMHVEAFKVVEGGDDVLVCEFDRTALSKKRPDGDER, encoded by the coding sequence ATGACGGGACGCTACTACGAGGAGTTCGCGGTCGGCGAGACGATCGAACATGCGAAGCGGCGGACGGTGAGCGAGGCCGACAACCAGCGCTTCTGCGACATGACGATGAACCAGCAGCCGCTCCACCTCGACGCCGACTTCGCCGCGGAGACGCAGTTCGGCGAGCGGCTCGTGAACGGGTTGTACACCCTGTCGCTCGCGGTCGGCGTGTCGATCCCGGAGACGACGGACGGGACCATCGTCGCGAACCTCTCGTACGATAACGTCGAACATCCGAACCCGGTGTTCCACGGCGACACGATCCGCGCGCGGTCGACCGTCACCGACAAGCGGGAGACGAGCGACGGGGAGCGCGGCGTCGTCACGATGCACGTCGAGGCGTTCAAAGTGGTCGAAGGGGGCGACGACGTCCTCGTCTGCGAGTTCGATCGGACCGCGCTCTCGAAGAAGCGGCCGGACGGCGACGAGCGCTGA
- the cyaB gene encoding class IV adenylate cyclase, giving the protein MFEVEVKVPADVDAVRERLREVGAERVDARRQRDVYYDAPHRDFAETDEALRVRRETPLPDGIGSAGAAEGSGGSGGTGESSESSAVTETTKITYKGPLLDEGSKTRAEHETEVADPEAAAGILSGLGFEPAATVVKLREFWAYDGFTVTLDAVDGLGEFVEIERAVDDEAAIESVRSEALDALDRIGLDGAEQIRTSYLGLLLADEGAGDDE; this is encoded by the coding sequence ATGTTCGAGGTCGAGGTCAAGGTCCCGGCCGACGTCGACGCGGTCCGCGAGCGCCTGCGCGAGGTCGGCGCCGAGCGCGTCGACGCGCGTCGCCAGCGCGACGTCTACTACGACGCGCCGCACCGCGACTTCGCCGAGACGGACGAGGCGCTCCGGGTGCGCCGCGAGACGCCGCTCCCGGACGGGATCGGTTCGGCCGGCGCGGCGGAGGGTTCCGGCGGCTCGGGCGGCACGGGGGAGTCGAGTGAATCGTCGGCCGTCACCGAGACGACCAAGATCACGTATAAGGGACCGCTGCTCGACGAGGGGTCGAAGACCCGCGCGGAACACGAGACCGAGGTGGCCGACCCCGAGGCCGCGGCCGGCATCCTCTCCGGGCTCGGCTTCGAGCCGGCGGCGACCGTCGTGAAGCTCCGTGAGTTCTGGGCGTACGACGGATTCACGGTGACGCTGGACGCGGTCGACGGGCTCGGCGAATTCGTCGAGATCGAGCGCGCCGTCGACGACGAGGCCGCGATCGAGTCGGTCAGGAGCGAGGCGCTCGACGCGCTCGACCGGATCGGCCTCGACGGGGCGGAGCAGATCCGTACGTCGTACCTCGGGCTGTTGCTGGCGGACGAGGGTGCAGGCGACGACGAGTAG
- a CDS encoding alpha/beta hydrolase — protein sequence MTEIPLEHVHVAPDDDPEDAPAVFVLHGRGADEEDLLPVARHLPDELHVISLRAPDPLQGGYTWYELDLSAGGLESSQPDAADFRRSLDLVAESVDAATEAYALDPDRIGLLGFSQGAITSLSLALEEPDRYAWVVALHGYLADAHSDLAPEGIEGKPVFVGAGAGDRVIPESRSAAAADRFEEIGADVTRGSYPGGHGIGQGELADVVAFVESRVA from the coding sequence ATGACCGAGATTCCGCTGGAGCACGTTCACGTCGCGCCCGATGACGACCCCGAGGACGCGCCCGCCGTCTTCGTGCTCCACGGCCGCGGCGCCGACGAGGAGGACCTCCTGCCCGTCGCGCGACACCTCCCCGACGAACTCCACGTGATCAGCCTCCGAGCCCCCGACCCGCTGCAGGGCGGGTACACGTGGTACGAGCTCGACCTCTCGGCCGGCGGCCTCGAGTCGAGCCAGCCGGACGCGGCCGACTTCCGGCGTAGCCTCGACCTGGTCGCCGAGAGCGTCGACGCCGCGACGGAGGCGTACGCGCTCGATCCCGACCGGATCGGGCTGCTCGGCTTCAGCCAAGGCGCGATCACGAGCCTCTCGCTCGCCTTAGAGGAGCCGGACCGCTACGCATGGGTCGTCGCGCTCCACGGCTACCTCGCGGACGCGCACTCGGACCTCGCACCGGAGGGTATCGAGGGGAAGCCCGTCTTCGTCGGCGCCGGGGCCGGCGACCGCGTGATCCCGGAGTCGCGCTCGGCCGCCGCCGCCGACCGCTTCGAGGAGATCGGCGCCGACGTCACCCGCGGCAGCTACCCGGGCGGCCACGGGATCGGGCAGGGAGAGCTGGCCGACGTCGTCGCCTTCGTCGAGTCGCGGGTGGCGTGA
- a CDS encoding TIGR00725 family protein, with protein MRVSVIGGSSVSAETAAVAEELGERLANRGHTVVCGGLGGVMEAVCRGAREADGETIGILPTDRRADANRHVTVPIATGLGHARNALVVMNGDAAVAVDGSHGTLSEIGMALAHGRAVAGLDTHDVEGVKAVASPADAVDYVERETETRP; from the coding sequence ATGCGCGTCAGCGTCATCGGGGGCAGTTCGGTTTCAGCGGAGACGGCGGCGGTCGCCGAGGAGCTGGGAGAGCGGCTCGCGAACCGCGGGCATACGGTCGTCTGCGGCGGGCTCGGCGGTGTGATGGAGGCCGTCTGCCGGGGCGCCCGCGAGGCCGACGGTGAGACGATCGGTATCCTCCCGACCGACAGGCGGGCCGACGCGAACCGGCACGTCACGGTCCCGATCGCGACGGGACTCGGGCACGCCCGCAACGCGCTCGTCGTGATGAACGGCGACGCTGCGGTCGCGGTCGACGGCTCGCACGGCACGCTCTCGGAGATCGGGATGGCGCTCGCTCACGGCCGGGCGGTCGCCGGGCTCGACACGCACGACGTCGAGGGGGTGAAAGCGGTGGCATCGCCCGCGGACGCCGTCGACTACGTGGAGCGCGAGACCGAAACGAGGCCGTGA
- the dph2 gene encoding diphthamide biosynthesis enzyme Dph2, which translates to MSGSTEGDLTKTGMALKHDREWDYELDRIVEAIEERDASKVGLQFPEGLKRRGPKVADDLREAAPDDVTFMLSGQPCYGACDLDTYLMRRTDVFVHFGHTPMKESDSIVYVPLFSNVDPFPIMEDALDEELDDPEENPDVGLVTTAQHMNRFEEMTDWLEERGYEVHTRRGDDRLTKEGQVLGCNYASADIDADQVLYVGGGKFHPVGLAMEHPEKRVVIADPVNNAVSVAEHDQFLKQRYASVHKAMGAEKWGVIFCTKIGQGRWETAQEIVENNENAYLITMDEVTPDRLRNFDMDAFVNTGCPRITTDDGPRFHKPMLTPGEYEAAIGEKPLDSIEFDTFHDTW; encoded by the coding sequence ATGAGCGGCTCCACGGAGGGCGACCTCACCAAGACGGGGATGGCCCTGAAACACGACCGCGAGTGGGACTACGAGCTCGACCGGATCGTCGAGGCCATCGAGGAGCGCGACGCCTCGAAGGTCGGCCTCCAGTTCCCCGAGGGACTGAAGCGCCGCGGGCCGAAGGTCGCCGACGACCTCCGCGAGGCGGCGCCCGACGACGTCACGTTCATGCTGTCCGGCCAGCCCTGCTACGGCGCCTGCGACCTCGACACGTACCTGATGCGCCGGACGGACGTATTCGTCCACTTCGGCCACACGCCGATGAAGGAGTCCGACAGCATCGTCTACGTCCCGCTCTTCTCGAACGTCGACCCGTTCCCGATCATGGAGGACGCGCTCGATGAAGAGCTCGACGACCCCGAGGAGAACCCCGACGTCGGGCTCGTCACCACCGCCCAGCACATGAACCGGTTCGAGGAGATGACCGACTGGTTAGAGGAGCGGGGATACGAGGTCCACACCCGCCGCGGCGACGACCGCCTCACGAAGGAGGGGCAGGTGCTCGGCTGCAACTACGCCTCCGCCGACATCGACGCCGACCAGGTGCTGTACGTCGGCGGCGGGAAGTTCCACCCCGTCGGGCTCGCGATGGAGCACCCGGAGAAGCGCGTGGTCATCGCCGACCCCGTCAACAACGCCGTCTCGGTCGCGGAACACGACCAGTTCCTCAAGCAGCGGTACGCCTCGGTCCACAAGGCGATGGGCGCCGAGAAGTGGGGCGTCATCTTCTGTACGAAGATCGGTCAGGGCCGGTGGGAGACGGCCCAGGAGATCGTCGAGAACAACGAGAACGCCTACCTGATCACGATGGACGAGGTGACCCCGGACCGCCTCCGCAACTTCGACATGGACGCGTTCGTCAACACCGGCTGTCCCCGGATCACCACCGACGACGGCCCGCGGTTCCACAAGCCGATGCTGACTCCCGGCGAATACGAGGCCGCCATCGGCGAGAAGCCGCTCGACTCGATCGAGTTCGACACGTTCCACGACACCTGGTGA
- a CDS encoding ATP-dependent DNA helicase, protein MTNPPPWADIFGHEEPYPEQADGIDAAVDAADDGGFLALEGACGTGKTMLALTAGLDRVRDPDSDFERVFVLTSVKQQLRQFETDLGTINANLPDGYDPVSGLTLVGKADVCPYARENRGGIDRENVYERCEGLRERTRNLVGDGGATTTSNLVSEARGQQVGLMDSGSDAGGSAASDGDSGAADYLSVDGEPTPYRPDTEEYEGTEFCPFYAGFLDDLPEDGDPAEAVPFDVTDLGHVDSDELVRLAAGHGSCPHSIMGALVPEIEVVIGNYYHAFDPVTTGTFTGALLDDATFVVCDEAHMLEPRVRDLVSDAVADASLRDAENELTRVVQPLSFETAGAESDDAELVRGELADADVTVEEIESVREFYADLRGELDRRVTERLDRERPDWRASMRELDDDEIALRDPEEPAEDEITAWAEREGYGDRVWARARQVGAVVKRVLDSLEGEDKKRAAPGVGRTLNAWYREGHEEFFRAIDLERTWDETAPPDSWRRAYNASLALYNCLPSEPIGDRLAEFGGGVLMSATLEPMDVFREVTGLDHLEAQGRPVVERTYGLSFPESNRASLAVDAPKFTHQNRGAPGEENDTRLAHLDATATVAGREGNVLVGTPSYAEATWMADSLLARLDKPVLLDESSGDRATESLKDDFFAGEGKVLVTSLRGTLTEGVDYRGDRLSAAVVCGVPIINTSRPRTRAVITAYDRRFESGFETALTVPAVRKARQAVGRVIRGPDERGVRVLLDARYARESWNSVRGYLPEHEREEYQPVSPDMLGLALDRFERRAGGE, encoded by the coding sequence GTGACGAACCCCCCGCCGTGGGCCGACATCTTCGGCCACGAGGAGCCGTATCCGGAGCAGGCCGACGGGATCGACGCCGCCGTCGACGCCGCCGATGACGGCGGCTTCCTTGCCTTGGAGGGCGCGTGCGGGACGGGCAAGACGATGCTCGCGCTCACCGCCGGGCTCGACCGCGTCCGCGACCCCGACTCCGACTTCGAGCGCGTCTTCGTCCTCACGAGCGTCAAACAACAGCTGCGCCAGTTCGAGACCGACCTCGGGACGATCAACGCGAACCTCCCGGACGGGTACGACCCGGTCTCCGGACTGACGCTCGTCGGCAAGGCCGACGTCTGCCCGTACGCCCGCGAGAACCGCGGCGGGATCGACCGCGAGAACGTGTACGAGCGCTGCGAGGGGCTCCGCGAACGCACCCGGAACCTCGTCGGCGACGGCGGCGCGACGACGACGTCGAACCTCGTGAGCGAGGCGCGCGGCCAGCAGGTGGGGCTGATGGACTCGGGGAGCGACGCCGGCGGCTCGGCCGCTAGCGACGGCGATTCCGGCGCCGCCGACTACCTCAGCGTCGACGGCGAGCCCACCCCCTACCGCCCCGACACGGAGGAGTACGAGGGGACGGAGTTCTGCCCCTTCTACGCCGGCTTCCTCGACGACCTCCCGGAGGACGGCGACCCCGCGGAGGCGGTCCCGTTCGACGTGACGGACCTCGGCCACGTCGACAGCGACGAACTGGTCCGGCTCGCCGCCGGCCACGGCTCCTGTCCCCACTCGATCATGGGCGCGCTCGTCCCCGAGATCGAGGTCGTGATCGGGAACTACTACCACGCGTTCGACCCGGTAACCACCGGGACGTTCACCGGCGCGCTCTTGGACGACGCGACGTTCGTCGTCTGCGACGAGGCGCACATGCTCGAACCGCGGGTCCGCGACCTCGTGAGCGACGCCGTCGCCGACGCCAGCCTCCGCGACGCCGAGAACGAGCTCACCCGCGTCGTCCAGCCGCTCTCCTTCGAGACGGCCGGCGCGGAGTCCGACGACGCCGAGCTCGTGCGCGGCGAGCTGGCGGACGCGGACGTGACCGTCGAGGAGATCGAGTCCGTCCGGGAGTTCTACGCCGACCTCCGCGGCGAGCTCGACCGCCGGGTGACCGAGCGGCTCGACCGCGAGCGCCCCGACTGGCGGGCGTCGATGCGCGAGCTCGACGACGACGAGATCGCGCTCCGCGACCCCGAGGAGCCGGCCGAAGACGAGATCACGGCGTGGGCGGAGCGCGAGGGGTACGGCGACCGCGTCTGGGCCCGCGCGCGGCAGGTCGGCGCGGTCGTCAAGCGCGTCCTCGACTCGCTGGAGGGGGAGGACAAGAAGCGGGCGGCGCCGGGCGTCGGCCGCACCCTCAACGCGTGGTACCGCGAGGGCCACGAGGAGTTCTTCCGCGCGATCGACTTAGAGCGGACGTGGGACGAGACGGCGCCGCCGGACTCGTGGCGCCGCGCGTACAACGCGAGCCTCGCGCTGTACAACTGCCTGCCGAGCGAGCCGATCGGCGACCGGCTCGCCGAGTTCGGCGGCGGCGTCCTCATGAGCGCGACGCTGGAGCCGATGGACGTGTTCCGGGAAGTGACCGGGCTCGACCACCTCGAAGCGCAGGGGCGACCGGTCGTCGAGCGGACGTACGGCCTCTCGTTCCCCGAATCGAACCGCGCGAGCCTCGCCGTCGACGCGCCGAAGTTCACGCACCAGAACCGCGGCGCCCCGGGCGAGGAGAACGACACTCGTCTCGCGCACCTCGACGCGACGGCGACGGTGGCGGGCCGCGAGGGCAACGTCCTCGTCGGCACGCCGAGCTACGCGGAGGCGACCTGGATGGCCGACTCGCTCTTGGCCCGGCTCGACAAGCCCGTGCTGCTCGACGAGTCCTCGGGCGACCGCGCCACGGAGTCGCTGAAGGACGACTTCTTCGCGGGCGAGGGGAAGGTGCTCGTGACGAGCCTCCGCGGCACGCTCACCGAGGGCGTCGACTACCGCGGGGACCGACTGTCGGCCGCCGTGGTCTGCGGCGTCCCCATCATCAACACGTCCCGACCCCGGACGCGGGCCGTGATCACCGCCTACGACCGCCGGTTCGAGTCCGGGTTCGAGACGGCGCTCACGGTCCCGGCGGTGCGAAAGGCCCGCCAGGCCGTCGGCCGGGTCATCCGCGGGCCGGACGAGCGGGGGGTCCGGGTCCTGCTCGACGCCCGGTACGCCCGCGAGTCGTGGAACAGCGTGCGGGGGTACCTCCCGGAACACGAGCGCGAGGAGTACCAGCCCGTGAGCCCCGACATGCTCGGCCTCGCGCTCGATCGGTTCGAGCGGCGGGCCGGCGGTGAGTGA
- a CDS encoding HpcH/HpaI aldolase/citrate lyase family protein: MARRSLLFSPGDRPELMRKAPATGADVICFDLEDAVAPGRKDEARAAVRGVLADPDFDPDAEVCVRLTVADSAADLDALVGEDARGASAADDGAERSLRLDAVMLPKVEDADRVADAAALCADRGLDLAVFALVETAGGVLAAEGIADAAATEALVFGAEDLAADLGATRTDEGTEVLYAREHAVLAASAADVDALDTVYTDYSDAEGLREETAFARTLGYDGKLAIHPSQVDPINEAFTPDPDEIEWASRVLDARDEADREGRGVFGVDGEMIDAPLIARAERIVERAAAAGLDPR; this comes from the coding sequence ATGGCCCGACGAAGCCTCCTGTTCTCCCCCGGCGACCGCCCGGAGCTCATGCGGAAGGCGCCGGCGACCGGCGCGGACGTGATCTGCTTCGACCTCGAGGACGCGGTCGCGCCCGGTCGGAAGGACGAGGCCCGCGCCGCCGTCCGCGGCGTGCTCGCCGACCCCGACTTCGACCCCGACGCCGAGGTGTGCGTCCGGCTCACGGTCGCGGACTCCGCCGCCGACCTCGACGCGCTGGTCGGGGAAGACGCGCGGGGCGCGTCCGCGGCCGACGACGGCGCGGAGCGCTCGCTCCGGCTCGACGCGGTCATGCTCCCGAAGGTCGAGGACGCCGACCGCGTTGCGGACGCGGCCGCGCTGTGCGCCGACCGGGGACTCGACCTCGCGGTGTTCGCGCTCGTCGAGACGGCGGGCGGCGTGCTCGCCGCCGAGGGGATCGCCGACGCGGCCGCGACGGAGGCCCTCGTCTTCGGCGCCGAGGACCTCGCGGCCGACCTGGGCGCGACGCGCACCGACGAGGGGACCGAAGTGCTGTACGCCCGCGAACACGCCGTCCTCGCGGCGAGCGCCGCCGACGTCGACGCGCTCGACACGGTGTACACCGACTACTCCGACGCCGAGGGGCTCCGCGAGGAGACGGCGTTCGCGCGCACGCTCGGCTACGACGGGAAGCTCGCGATCCACCCGTCGCAGGTCGACCCGATCAACGAGGCGTTCACGCCCGACCCGGACGAGATCGAGTGGGCGTCGCGGGTCCTCGACGCCCGCGACGAGGCCGACCGCGAGGGGCGCGGCGTCTTCGGCGTCGACGGCGAGATGATCGACGCCCCGCTGATCGCGCGGGCGGAGCGGATCGTCGAGCGGGCCGCGGCCGCCGGACTCGACCCGCGATAG
- a CDS encoding RAD55 family ATPase — protein sequence MEPLPTGISVLDREFGGGIPSGSVVALKADPASQSELILDRFARVRECRYLTTVRSVDAVEANLTLADGEDEDDRTVVRDAGGEDPFSAALDAAAELPDGGTVVVDSVEPLEARDRGEYGAFLEDLRRHVDDVDGLAVLHALKGEGPDRNRVVTEQVADVVFDLRTTVTGTEIANRLVVPKFRGGAALEEPLKLKLTDSVSVDTSRDIA from the coding sequence ATGGAGCCGCTCCCGACCGGAATTTCGGTGCTGGACAGGGAGTTCGGCGGCGGAATCCCGAGCGGCAGCGTCGTCGCGCTGAAGGCCGACCCCGCCAGTCAGTCCGAGCTCATCCTCGACCGCTTCGCGCGGGTCCGGGAGTGCCGGTACCTGACGACGGTCCGCTCGGTCGACGCCGTGGAGGCGAACCTCACGCTCGCCGACGGGGAAGACGAGGACGACAGGACGGTCGTCCGAGACGCGGGCGGCGAGGACCCGTTTTCGGCGGCACTCGACGCGGCCGCGGAGCTCCCCGACGGCGGAACCGTCGTCGTCGACTCCGTCGAGCCGCTGGAGGCCCGCGATCGCGGGGAGTACGGCGCGTTCCTCGAGGACCTCCGGCGGCACGTCGACGACGTCGACGGGCTCGCGGTGCTGCACGCACTCAAGGGGGAGGGCCCCGACCGGAACCGAGTCGTCACCGAACAGGTCGCCGACGTCGTCTTCGACCTCCGTACGACGGTGACCGGGACCGAGATCGCGAACCGGCTCGTCGTGCCCAAGTTCCGCGGCGGCGCGGCGTTAGAGGAGCCGCTCAAGCTGAAACTCACCGACTCGGTCTCGGTCGACACGAGCCGGGACATCGCCTGA